The DNA segment TGCTTTTATACAATTACAAttgttacattttacacaaacTGCATGATCAACTTTTGTTGATGATTtttaaacttacatgtatttcagggaattagtggatAATGCTCGCGGGCTCCTTGTCAAGATGTTTAGTGTCTAACCTCCGTCGCCATCTTTTGTGGATTTCTTTACTATATCCCATCCTCTGTGGTGATATAGGAAACAAAACCTTGATCTTTGTTTTGAAATGGTGTTGTGAACTTTCAAACAATTATCTTTTATTTATGATGTAAACTTTAAACTATTTTTTTGTATCTTGGATAATCAAACCTGAATGGCAAGATGGAGTTTATTTTATATcatatagtatgtttacttatcgtatgcaatgagaaccattcagatcacacctcgtgcttcgcctttgaaaggggtgtgacatattgATGAGGGTTTGGGTTTGTAATTAGGCCATCcatagtcataaagccctttgtggggcgttatgcgacacgtgtcgtgccacgtcacacgggggctttatggggcgttatatcactagagcccgtagtcataaagcccctacccatcaatacctaattattaattttcgtttttattaattaattataaaaacactAACTAATTTTTGATTGGTCCAAACTTTGAAACCTCCCCCCATATCCGGCGCTATATATATCACGCCTCCCCAATTTTTTTTGTCTCATAAAGCCCTTCGTAATGGTGTTTGGGGCTTTATAGGGGCTTTATGTGGGTGCATAGCGCCCCACTACACATTGTCTTAGAGGTCTGATTTCATATTTTAATGCAGGATTGGTGGAGaatacagagagagagagagagagagagagagagagagagagagagagagagagagagagagagagagaaatagagagagagagaatttaGTGAGAGAAAGGGTTAGAGAGAGAGTTTTGAGtttgtttatattttattttttgctCTCTTAATTAACATATATTTTAATTAAACGGGTAAAATTACAAAAGTACCCTCATGTGACAAGCACATGATCTCATTTAACGTTAAAAACAAACTAAGTTAGGGTCAAATGATATACAATGCAAAATTTCAAAatattaagtacaaaactcatcaactTTAAAGACAAAAGACAACGCTTAAAAttaggtataaagataaaggacaaaatctGCAATTCTCTCAGTTATAAATTAAAATCATATAACAATTATTAATAAGAATAATAAATCCAATTAATAACATACCAATAAAATTATTTTAAGTTACGATAAAATAAATGTTATATTTAAAAGATACAGAATAATAAGggtaatatttatataaattattACGTGTAATGTAATATGTAATTTATGTACTTTATATATTTGTGTACTACATAAATTTTAGTATTCaatatgtgtaatacacgggaTGTTATGGTAGTTTAGTGTTACTAATTAACATTTGACGGTTATTgtgataaattcaagttagttGTGCAAACTATCATAGGGTAATAAAAATACTTTAGTTATATGAAGTTTTTacatattatataattatattgtAGAACCCCATATAATATACGTGTCTATAACTTTGTAATACAAATATAACGTTGATAATCAGTAAAAAATTTTAAAGATTAACATATAATGAAAACACTTAACTTTGAGTGTTGATACTTAGACCACAAGGTGTGGTGGCGTGGAGATTGAGGGGAGGTGGGAGCCACTCCACGCCCCAACACAACCCCGTCACTTGTTCGACATGGGCATTGCCCCTTTTGAGGTGGAGATGTTCACGGGTGTTGCCCTTGATTTCTTTGAGAACCTGATTTTTATTAAATCCTTTCATGCTCCTAACATTACCCCATGCCTTTTTTTAATGTAGAAGGTAAAACCCACATAGGTTATGTGACGCTTACACGATAGGCTGGAGGCTCTGGCCTTACCCTTGTTACTCCATATAATCTTAATCTGCATTATCTTTTTTTTAATTCTCGAGGACCCACGTAGTTAGTTGTGTATCTCCTACGATTTTCAAAATATGTGGGCGTTAAGTAGGCATTTTTCTTTATAAATGCGTTATGTTAGGTAGGCATCTGTTGTCTCTTTTCTTTTGGACAAATTTGTATATGTTAAAAGGTTTCTTTTCTATTGTCTTCATCAATTCCACAATCCACATGGTAcgtctatctctctctctctctctctctccgtaTATATATTGATTGGTCTGTTCCGTAAAATGCATTTATACCTAACGTAAGAAAGATTATTAAGGTAGTGGATATCCAACATGTACCAGTTTATTATAAGGGGAAAGTGAAAAAGACAAGGTTAGATGCGAAACTCTCAATACTAAGTGGTTTCGTTAAAACgaaaactaaaaataatatatgaTTTTGGAAAACTAACATCTATGTGCCTTCCGCCCTTTCTATCCCTAGTCGAACCTGGTTTTTCAGTTTTATTCATGCTCTTGCATACGCATATCGATTGATCGATCCCATCGCCAAACCATCTGTTGTATTTCAGTTCAAACTCACCAACTTTGATTTCCCCATCCGATTATGGATTTATTAGGTTTTTTTTATTAGGTTGAATATGTTTAATTGTTGTTATTAAAACTGCCTGCAATTCAACTGATTGATCCATCATGGAGGCATTAGCTCGATCTTATTGAAATTACTTAGTTGAGGTCAACTGTCAAGACTATGGTCAAACCGTAGTGAGCTAAAATTAAACTGGTCAAACATGGTGAATGGAAATTAGACAGACCAAACATAGTGAATTAAAAAGAAACGGGTCAAGATATAATGACTTAACATGAAGCTTGTCCAAATAAAGTGGATAAATATTATACAGGTCAAGTATAGAAAATAAAATTGAAGTAGGCCTAACGGGTAAAAATATAGAGAATGGAAATGAAACGGGTAAAAATATAGAGAATTAAAATGATACAGGTAAAATGTAGAGAATTAGAATGAAACGGGTAAAATATAGAGAATTAAAGTATTCAATAAGCTAAATATTGATCATGTATTCTGTAAGCTATTTGTGTCCAACTTTTGGCCTAACATCTTGTTTTCATGCTGCGGTTCACATCTTACCTTAAATGCCTAACATCGACATATTCACTTTCCCCTTTAAATAAATGCACTATGCATATATATCACACCACAAATGGTCGGTTTGTTAGGGTACGCCATGGCACCCGCAATTAGTTGTCAAGAAAAATATAACACATGCGCTTACTGTATTTTTTTAAAAGAAGTTAGCATGCGGAAGTTAATTATAAAGAATTAaattattaagaaaagaaaattagaaaaggaaaaaaaaataaagaatatcACACCACAAACACATGCAAAACTACATAGGCTATCCTCATTGAGGTacaggatcctgtacattaatccagaagtgtgagaagtgtattataacactatatataacactatataacatcatataaacaccgtataacaatatgtaacgtataacaatatgtaacaccatataacactatgtaacactatataacactatataacaaatataacactatagtttgtctgatagcatgtctatgatagatgtatagtgttatatattgttatatagtgtcatatagtattacatagtgttatatggtgctATATGgtattacatagtgttatacggtgtttatatggtgttatatagtgttatttaTAGTGTtgtaatacacttctcacacttctgaattaatgtacactatccctaccctcCTCATTGATTCTCACCTTGATTCTTTCTGTAGATGACTAATGGTGAAAAAAAGTTGCAACTCTACTCTTGTTTCATAAGCCATCCCTCATTTAGTGTTCGAATTGCTCTCAACTTGAAAGGTTTTCTTATTTGATAATCTAATCTTCCTTTAACTGAATATAGACGTTATTTAAATTGCTGATATGAATATTTTGTTTTTTTGATAGGACTTGATTATGAATGCAAATCCATTAATGTGTTCAAAGGAGAGCAGAGCCATCCTGGTAATAAAGTTATTTCATTTAAATTAAGCGCAGTAATCTACTTACATGTTGATGTTAGTTGAGACTTATGAATTTGTTACCAAATTCAAGTATGGATCATCATTAAATGGAAAAATATCATATGTGTTTCACATATAGCTTCTAGATTTACTAGTTCCGACTTCCGATTGTGGTTTCTTTATGTTATGTTCAACTGTTTGATTCCTAATACCAATCGACACGTATGTTTTCTCCCACCCGAGCACACTAGTTCTCCTCTCAACCACCCAACCAACGTATTGAAAACACGTTTGATCATGGTATGTGAGGTGGACATTCCTTATGACCTAGTGCGCATTCGAACGGTGTAGGATTTATCTATTGACAACGGTCACAACATACGGAAATTTCATATAGTTCGTCTATACGAAATATTAGTGGTCATAAGGAATGTATGATCTCAAATACCATCATTCTGTTTGGGGGTTGTAGTTGTGGATGAGAGAAGACTCCAGAGTTAAGCACGCTTTGGGTGTCATGACGAGGGACCACGTTCCACTTAGGCAACCAAAAGCAAATTTGTAAGTTCCTGTTGAGAAAGCCTAATGAAATGAGGGGTCGAATGTTACCTTGTATCTGTCTACGTGTGCATGTGTAACTTAATTTCCTTTTTGTATGCATAGAGTTTTTAAAAATCAGCCCTATGGGGTTTGTGCCTGCTCTTTTAGACGGTGACATGGTGCTTGCTGAATCTTCTGCGATCATATTGGTTAGTAACTTCAAAATTATCTTCATGTTAACTCTAAAGCTCTCTAGCAAGACACTTTTTCTTTTTTCCTATGATACAGTACCTAGATGACAAGTACCCTCAGCATCCTTTGTTACCTCATGATCTTAAGAAAAGAGCAATAAATTATCAGGTAAGATATAAGAATCGATTTCACATATGAATATGTTCAATGTGTTTATTTGAATTCTGGTATATGATATGTCTGTATAGGCTGCAAATATTATCTCTTCAACCATACAACCTACTTTAAGGATACCTATTTTGGTGAGTAAACGTAATCTAGGGGTTGTTTGGTCGCCAATTAATGATTTCATTACGAAGCTACCTCTAAATCCGTCAGAGGTAAAATGTGTTTGGCTCACTTAAAAGACACTTCATCAGTGGTGGATCTAGAAAAATCCACATAGGGGTAACGTTTCAATAAAAAGGGGtaacgaaataaaaaaaaaaacgtcaaatttttccaaaatttacactaccgtcggAGCGTCATCGAAGTGTCAAGGGGCAACGGAGGTTACCCCTTCTATCACTCTAGGTCCGCCCCTCCACTTAATAAGGGGGGAGGGGGTGGTTATCACTTGCAAAAATTCCATCACTTCCAACattcaatcaagttccgccatgtcatcaaccattattccatcactcacaactttactcacaacacccaacaataaacccacacaccccctcacatccatTTATCACAGAATGGGCCATAACGCGTGAAGTTTATCACGCTAATTAAGTTCCACGCGTGGAAATTGAGAGGTGGGGGTGGTGTGTTCATTTCCATCACTCTTTATTAAGTGCCATCACGTGCAAACAAAGAACCACCCCGCCTCCCCTAATAGTTAATAGAGCTTGGGTAAGTTTTAGAAACATGCTATGCTAACCCATTAAAGGCTACCTCTTAATCGATCAGGCCTCTTAATGGCTAAACACAACAatgccaaacaaccccttatttatttattcattctTGTTAATTTGTAAACTCCTCACTAAATTTTATATATCATTCTGAGTTTCAGGCTTACATCAGAGATAACGTTGGTCCTGACGAAAGGATTACATGGGTTCATAAGCATCTTGGAAAAGGCTTTACTGGTAAACATATTTCTTTCTTGCTATTCTCATAATAAATAATAACTGATGACTTCTAAACTATTTGCATCAATAGCTGGTTTAGGAATCCATACGTGTTTTTAGGTGATTTTTGAAGTTGCATGTAAAAGTAGGTAAGTCAAACGGCAGGGCTATCATATGATGTAGTTGTTGTTAGCTAATAAAAAAACTAGTATTTTAATAACTTAAATACCTATATGAGTACGTGTAATTAAGGTTGTCTCCACCGAGAATATGTGGTTAATGTTTAATTACGTTGTTTATATAATTATTACTAATGTGATTTGGGGATTTTGATTAATTTGAAAGaaattgtaaaattaattaaGAAAAGTGTTAACTAATTAAGGAAAAACGACTTCCACCAGAGATTCAGGTTATCGATTTCACACAAAACACCGTTTAACTACTAAAACaccattgttttggtcaaaaaattgTAAGATGAACTTAATAACCAAAAATAGAAAATGAGGTTAGGTGCTTA comes from the Helianthus annuus cultivar XRQ/B chromosome 4, HanXRQr2.0-SUNRISE, whole genome shotgun sequence genome and includes:
- the LOC110918780 gene encoding glutathione S-transferase zeta class isoform X2, translating into MLKGFFSIVFINSTIHMMTNGEKKLQLYSCFISHPSFSVRIALNLKGLDYECKSINVFKGEQSHPEFLKISPMGFVPALLDGDMVLAESSAIILYLDDKYPQHPLLPHDLKKRAINYQAANIISSTIQPTLRIPILAYIRDNVGPDERITWVHKHLGKGFTGHDIQVAEAGAARRSRRKAGISG
- the LOC110918780 gene encoding glutathione S-transferase zeta class isoform X1 codes for the protein MLKGFFSIVFINSTIHMMTNGEKKLQLYSCFISHPSFSVRIALNLKGLDYECKSINVFKGEQSHPEFLKISPMGFVPALLDGDMVLAESSAIILYLDDKYPQHPLLPHDLKKRAINYQAANIISSTIQPTLRIPILAYIRDNVGPDERITWVHKHLGKGFTDEIRRALCKHNKDNPSLTQKQLQEWVHSKYGLQVSQATISMKVLQWSPLRETKLLKRQSH